Proteins from one uncultured Anaeromusa sp. genomic window:
- a CDS encoding nickel-dependent hydrogenase large subunit, with the protein MKRIVVDPVNRIEGHLRVEVQVDEATGKVSDALSSGTAWRGIEVICKDRDPRDIWAFVGRICGVCTSTHSLSCLRAVEDALGIEVPKNANYIRNIMLGTQSVHDHVVHFYHLHALDWVSPVSALKADPAAAAALQNTMLDKYAVPLKGPIVNETQAYPKTFPKATNAYFRAIQDKVRKIVESGQLGIFAAHYWDHPDYNILPPEVHLIGVAHYLEMLDKQREFILSHVVFGGKNPHPHYIVGGMPCSISMDDMNAPVNTERLMVVEKSLHSVLDACNFYYLPDVLAIGEFYVKAGMLDGGGLAGVRALSVGDMPDGTFKSVSNGSFHKNLLLRSEGVVENFSAGLAAATFSTLEPKDYADPSVIAEGVAHSWYEYPAGKSELHPWDGVSEPKYTAPKEGTKTNWKYLDEQGKYSWVKTPKWRGKMAEVGPLAKYIVIYVKVKKGIITEPTWLEKMMVDQIDFVSKVLGVAPEKWLPTTLGRTAARALDAQANAYVAKYFQDKLLANIKSGDTVVANTEKWDPSTWPKEAKGVGLVEAPRGALSHWIVIKDGKVANYQAVVPSTWNAAPRDDAAGHGPYEASMIDTKVKIPDKPLEILRVIHSFDPCLACATHLYDTKGKEVAVVRCGEC; encoded by the coding sequence ATGAAACGCATTGTAGTCGACCCGGTTAACCGTATTGAAGGCCATCTGCGCGTAGAAGTGCAGGTGGATGAAGCTACCGGCAAGGTGAGTGACGCTCTTTCCAGCGGCACCGCTTGGCGGGGCATAGAAGTGATTTGCAAAGACCGCGATCCGCGGGATATTTGGGCTTTTGTGGGCCGCATCTGCGGCGTTTGCACCAGTACGCACTCCTTGTCTTGCTTGCGGGCCGTTGAGGACGCCTTGGGTATTGAAGTGCCGAAGAACGCGAACTATATCCGCAACATCATGTTAGGGACCCAAAGCGTACATGATCATGTGGTGCATTTTTATCATCTCCACGCCTTGGACTGGGTTAGTCCTGTGAGCGCTCTCAAAGCGGATCCGGCGGCTGCGGCGGCGCTGCAAAACACCATGCTCGATAAATACGCCGTGCCTTTAAAAGGACCGATTGTCAACGAAACGCAGGCGTATCCTAAAACCTTCCCCAAGGCGACCAACGCCTATTTTCGGGCCATTCAGGATAAGGTGCGCAAAATCGTTGAAAGCGGTCAATTGGGCATTTTTGCCGCTCACTACTGGGACCATCCGGATTACAACATCCTGCCGCCGGAAGTGCATTTGATCGGCGTCGCTCATTATTTGGAGATGCTGGATAAGCAGCGGGAATTCATTCTCTCCCATGTTGTCTTTGGCGGGAAGAATCCGCATCCGCACTACATAGTCGGCGGCATGCCCTGTTCTATTTCGATGGATGACATGAACGCGCCGGTCAATACGGAACGCCTGATGGTGGTGGAGAAGTCTTTGCATTCCGTGCTGGATGCCTGCAATTTCTACTATCTGCCGGATGTGCTGGCTATTGGCGAATTCTACGTCAAGGCAGGCATGCTCGACGGCGGCGGTTTGGCGGGCGTCCGTGCTCTAAGCGTTGGCGATATGCCGGACGGCACCTTTAAGAGCGTTAGCAACGGCAGCTTCCATAAAAACCTGCTGCTGCGCTCCGAGGGCGTGGTGGAAAACTTCAGCGCTGGTTTGGCGGCGGCTACCTTCTCGACCTTGGAGCCTAAGGATTATGCAGACCCGTCAGTGATCGCCGAAGGCGTGGCTCATTCGTGGTATGAATATCCCGCAGGCAAAAGCGAGCTGCATCCGTGGGACGGCGTCAGCGAGCCTAAGTATACGGCTCCCAAAGAAGGGACGAAGACCAATTGGAAGTACCTTGACGAACAAGGCAAGTACTCCTGGGTTAAGACGCCGAAATGGCGCGGCAAGATGGCCGAAGTAGGTCCGTTGGCCAAATACATTGTCATCTATGTCAAAGTAAAAAAAGGCATCATCACCGAGCCTACGTGGCTGGAAAAAATGATGGTGGATCAGATCGACTTTGTCTCGAAAGTGCTGGGCGTAGCGCCGGAAAAATGGCTGCCCACGACCTTGGGGCGCACTGCCGCCAGGGCACTTGACGCCCAGGCCAACGCCTATGTGGCTAAATACTTCCAAGATAAGCTGCTGGCCAACATCAAAAGCGGCGACACCGTTGTGGCGAATACGGAAAAATGGGACCCTTCCACTTGGCCGAAAGAGGCCAAGGGCGTGGGCCTTGTAGAGGCGCCTCGCGGCGCGTTGAGTCATTGGATCGTGATTAAAGACGGCAAAGTGGCCAACTACCAGGCGGTGGTGCCCAGCACCTGGAACGCCGCCCCTCGGGATGACGCTGCCGGTCACGGCCCTTATGAGGCCAGCATGATCGATACTAAGGTGAAAATCCCCGATAAGCCCCTGGAAATCTTGCGGGTCATTCACTCTTTTGACCCTTGCCTGGCTTGCGCCACGCATCTGTACGATACCAAGGGCAAAGAAGTGGCGGTTGTGCGCTGCGGGGAATGCTAA
- a CDS encoding hydrogenase small subunit — MRFGDTLWDVFQRKDISRRSFLKTCVTLTGILGLGPNMVAKVVEAAETKVLTPVIWLHGHECTGCDESFLRSETPLASDLLLNMISLEYNDVIGAAAGEPLEHHLAETVKKYAGKYILAIEGAIPLADDGISCMVGGRPVKDMVKEVSKGAMAVLEIGSCATWGGIQAAKPNPTDSRSSSEVLSGGKAVIKIPGCPPIPEVITGTIMHIALFGTLPPVDAKGRPKQFFGNRIHDTCYRRPFFDSGMFVENFDDKGSKAGWCLYKVGCRGPVTYNSCGNMRWWNGLSYPIQSGSPCIGCAEPSFWDNDPLFARLPNIPVPNTLATADKVGLAAAGVAVAGVAAHAIASVIQQKKASHDDQDE, encoded by the coding sequence ATGCGCTTTGGGGACACCTTATGGGATGTATTTCAACGTAAGGATATCAGCCGCAGAAGCTTTTTGAAGACCTGTGTCACCTTGACGGGTATTTTGGGGCTGGGCCCTAATATGGTGGCCAAGGTGGTAGAGGCGGCGGAAACAAAGGTGTTGACGCCGGTAATTTGGCTGCACGGACACGAATGCACCGGCTGTGACGAATCGTTTTTGCGTTCGGAAACGCCTTTGGCTTCGGATTTGCTTTTGAACATGATCTCGCTAGAATACAATGACGTCATTGGCGCCGCCGCCGGCGAGCCGTTGGAGCATCATTTGGCGGAAACCGTTAAAAAATATGCAGGAAAGTACATTTTAGCCATCGAAGGGGCTATTCCTTTGGCCGATGACGGCATCAGCTGCATGGTGGGCGGCCGACCGGTAAAAGATATGGTTAAGGAAGTATCCAAAGGCGCTATGGCAGTGCTGGAAATTGGCTCCTGCGCCACCTGGGGCGGCATTCAGGCGGCCAAGCCCAATCCGACGGACTCCCGCTCCTCCAGCGAGGTGCTGAGCGGCGGCAAGGCGGTCATTAAAATTCCCGGCTGTCCTCCTATCCCGGAGGTCATTACCGGCACGATTATGCATATAGCCTTGTTTGGCACGCTGCCGCCGGTGGACGCCAAAGGGCGGCCGAAACAGTTTTTTGGCAACCGCATTCATGATACCTGTTACCGACGTCCCTTCTTTGATTCCGGCATGTTTGTGGAGAACTTTGACGACAAGGGATCTAAGGCGGGCTGGTGCCTGTACAAGGTAGGCTGCCGAGGCCCTGTAACGTATAATTCCTGCGGCAATATGCGCTGGTGGAACGGCTTGTCCTATCCCATTCAGTCCGGCTCTCCTTGCATCGGTTGCGCAGAGCCTTCTTTCTGGGACAATGACCCGCTGTTTGCAAGGCTGCCCAATATCCCTGTGCCCAATACCTTGGCTACGGCGGATAAGGTGGGTCTGGCGGCGGCCGGCGTGGCGGTAGCCGGTGTGGCGGCCCATGCCATTGCTTCGGTCATTCAGCAGAAGAAAGCCAGTCATGACGACCAGGATGAATAG
- a CDS encoding methyl-accepting chemotaxis protein: MVDGSGWNPPAGYDPRTRSWYKAAKEKGSLVFTEPYLDSVTNQMAVSVAMPYKGLSGQERGIVAQDILLQTLVDNVQAIKFKGEGYAYLLDAKGLVLAHPDKSFLSKNVFEDPKLKELESTFKEILSKDQGFTTYTRNGDSLLVIYQRVPSTGWTMAITVPEKIVFNPLVKLQWLLALIAIAATLIVIGITFTVVKRIAKPIELLAADVGKVAAGDLTIQAHVEGKDEIASLATSFNKMVHNLRDLIRHVNSNAEHVAASSEELTASANESAQAATQVANSVTEIAAGTDKQLTAVKDTSQIVTAMSENLKQVSNGANDAAEKSLQVASKAKTSGASIDQAIAQISLIEKTVNESAGVISNLGERSKEIGQIIDTISGIASQTNLLALNAAIEAARAGEQGRGFAVVAEEVRKLAEQSQDAAKKIATLISEIQGDTEKAVVAMSNGTQEVNKGTEIIHVAGRAFREIETLITQVSTQIADISAAMKQTEAGSRQIVSSVQSIDELSKVAAGEAQSVSAASEEQSATIVEIATASQALATRAEELHEAVQKFKV, translated from the coding sequence ATGGTGGATGGCAGCGGCTGGAATCCTCCTGCAGGCTATGACCCCCGCACCCGCAGCTGGTATAAAGCCGCCAAAGAAAAAGGAAGCCTTGTCTTTACGGAGCCCTATCTGGATTCTGTAACAAATCAAATGGCCGTCTCTGTCGCTATGCCTTACAAGGGTCTCTCCGGCCAAGAGCGCGGCATTGTGGCTCAAGATATCTTGCTGCAAACCCTCGTGGACAACGTGCAAGCCATTAAATTTAAAGGCGAGGGCTATGCCTACCTGCTCGACGCCAAAGGGTTGGTTCTGGCTCATCCGGATAAGTCCTTTTTATCAAAAAATGTTTTTGAAGATCCCAAGTTAAAAGAATTAGAAAGCACATTCAAAGAAATCCTCAGCAAGGATCAAGGCTTCACCACCTATACCCGCAACGGCGACTCCTTGCTCGTCATTTACCAGCGCGTTCCTTCTACAGGCTGGACAATGGCCATTACCGTCCCCGAAAAAATTGTCTTCAACCCCTTAGTTAAACTGCAATGGCTTCTGGCCTTGATCGCCATCGCGGCCACGCTTATTGTTATTGGCATTACCTTTACCGTTGTCAAGCGCATCGCCAAGCCCATCGAGCTTTTGGCAGCAGACGTAGGCAAAGTTGCCGCCGGCGATCTGACCATCCAAGCGCACGTAGAAGGCAAGGATGAAATCGCGTCTCTGGCGACAAGCTTCAACAAGATGGTACACAATCTGCGCGATTTGATTAGGCATGTAAACTCGAATGCCGAACACGTTGCAGCCTCCTCGGAAGAGCTTACCGCCAGTGCGAACGAATCGGCGCAAGCGGCCACTCAAGTTGCCAACTCGGTAACGGAAATCGCCGCAGGCACGGATAAACAGCTAACAGCGGTCAAAGATACTTCTCAGATCGTCACGGCCATGTCGGAGAATTTAAAGCAAGTCAGCAACGGCGCTAACGACGCTGCAGAAAAATCGCTGCAAGTAGCGAGCAAAGCCAAAACAAGCGGCGCCTCCATCGACCAGGCCATCGCCCAAATCAGCTTGATCGAAAAAACGGTTAACGAATCCGCCGGCGTTATTTCTAATCTCGGCGAACGGTCTAAAGAAATCGGTCAAATCATTGACACCATTTCCGGTATTGCCAGCCAAACGAATCTGTTAGCCTTAAACGCCGCCATTGAAGCCGCCCGCGCCGGCGAACAAGGGCGAGGCTTCGCCGTCGTCGCCGAGGAAGTGCGCAAACTGGCGGAGCAGTCCCAGGACGCCGCGAAAAAAATCGCCACGTTAATCAGCGAAATTCAAGGAGACACGGAAAAAGCCGTTGTCGCCATGTCCAACGGCACGCAGGAAGTGAACAAAGGCACGGAAATTATTCATGTCGCCGGCCGCGCTTTCCGCGAAATTGAAACGCTGATTACCCAGGTATCTACACAAATTGCTGATATTTCCGCCGCCATGAAGCAAACCGAAGCAGGCAGCCGGCAAATCGTCTCTTCCGTCCAGAGCATTGACGAATTGAGCAAAGTTGCCGCCGGCGAGGCCCAAAGCGTATCCGCCGCTTCGGAAGAACAATCTGCAACCATTGTGGAAATCGCCACCGCCAGCCAAGCGCTGGCCACACGAGCGGAAGAATTGCACGAAGCCGTACAAAAATTCAAAGTATAA
- a CDS encoding ABC transporter ATP-binding protein → MAQVRIEHIWKRFGAVTAVHDFDVTVKDGEFVSILGPSGCGKTTMLRMIAGFEKASEGEIYIGERLVSSSREKTFVPPEKRDIGMVFQSYAVWPHMTVAENVAYPLKIKKVPQAERRERVQKVLEMVHLEPYAERYPHQLSGGQQQRVALGRALVAEPGLLLLDEPLSNLDAKLRESMRFEIKALQKKLGVTVIYVTHDQAEAMAMSDRIVVMHQGVIQQVAEPMDIYERPANQTVADFIGLVNLLPGEAADGVVRLAAGGEVKQETSCRGPVQVAVRPENISLSRSSGCVQGVLTHRVYLGDAVDYRVQVGDKEVRVIARSDEYGDFGDGETVYLNFSKAMFFSQERC, encoded by the coding sequence ATGGCGCAGGTACGAATTGAACATATATGGAAACGCTTTGGAGCGGTGACGGCGGTGCATGATTTTGACGTCACCGTGAAGGATGGCGAATTTGTCTCGATTCTCGGACCCTCCGGCTGCGGCAAGACGACCATGCTTCGGATGATTGCGGGCTTTGAAAAAGCTTCAGAAGGAGAGATTTACATCGGGGAGCGCCTAGTGAGCTCTTCGCGGGAGAAGACCTTTGTGCCGCCGGAAAAGCGGGACATCGGCATGGTGTTCCAGTCGTACGCCGTCTGGCCGCACATGACAGTGGCGGAAAACGTGGCGTATCCTTTGAAAATCAAAAAAGTTCCTCAGGCCGAGCGGCGCGAGCGCGTGCAGAAGGTGCTGGAAATGGTGCACTTGGAGCCCTATGCCGAGCGCTACCCCCATCAGCTCTCTGGAGGACAGCAGCAGCGCGTGGCCTTGGGGCGGGCGCTGGTAGCCGAGCCGGGCTTGCTGCTCTTAGACGAACCGTTGTCTAATTTGGACGCCAAGCTGCGGGAAAGCATGCGCTTTGAGATCAAAGCGCTGCAGAAAAAACTGGGCGTAACCGTTATTTACGTAACCCATGATCAGGCCGAGGCCATGGCCATGTCGGATCGCATTGTGGTCATGCATCAGGGCGTTATCCAGCAGGTAGCGGAGCCGATGGATATCTACGAAAGACCGGCGAATCAGACGGTAGCGGATTTTATCGGCCTGGTGAATCTTCTTCCCGGCGAAGCGGCGGACGGCGTAGTGCGTTTAGCCGCAGGGGGCGAAGTAAAACAGGAAACAAGCTGCCGCGGACCGGTACAGGTAGCGGTGCGGCCGGAAAATATTTCTCTTTCTCGCAGTAGCGGCTGCGTGCAGGGAGTGTTGACCCACCGCGTCTATTTGGGGGATGCTGTGGATTACCGGGTGCAGGTAGGGGACAAGGAAGTACGCGTCATTGCCAGAAGTGATGAGTACGGCGATTTTGGCGACGGCGAGACTGTTTATCTGAACTTTTCCAAAGCTATGTTTTTTTCCCAAGAACGCTGCTGA
- a CDS encoding 8-oxo-dGTP diphosphatase produces the protein MYPTTLVFPVVGQPVQKMLLGMKKVRFGRGKYNGFGGKADAGESMRAAAVRELREESGLTAREEDLEFVGRLWFYFPAKPEWDHSGDIYFLRSWEGQPVESEEMQPAWFDAVKIPYEEMWEDDICWLPQVLAGEKIFADVIFAEDNEGMAEFRLRAAEPE, from the coding sequence ATGTATCCGACGACATTGGTGTTTCCTGTAGTAGGTCAGCCGGTGCAAAAAATGCTTTTAGGCATGAAAAAAGTCCGCTTTGGCCGGGGAAAATATAATGGCTTTGGAGGCAAGGCGGACGCAGGCGAATCTATGCGGGCGGCGGCGGTGCGGGAGCTGCGCGAGGAAAGCGGTTTAACGGCCCGGGAGGAAGACTTGGAATTTGTGGGGCGTTTGTGGTTTTATTTTCCGGCGAAGCCGGAGTGGGATCATAGCGGCGATATTTACTTTCTTCGCTCCTGGGAAGGACAGCCTGTGGAAAGTGAAGAAATGCAGCCGGCTTGGTTTGACGCGGTGAAGATTCCCTACGAGGAAATGTGGGAAGACGATATCTGCTGGCTGCCGCAGGTACTGGCAGGAGAGAAAATTTTTGCTGACGTCATTTTTGCGGAGGACAACGAAGGCATGGCCGAGTTTCGCCTGCGCGCAGCGGAGCCGGAGTAA
- a CDS encoding glycerol-3-phosphate responsive antiterminator yields MNITNNNKNILRLLANGPVIPAPRSIDDFKHALQHHPSPTVILLFGDINMLPNLLQQAKQYNKRVLVHFDLLGGIGKDRAAVTFLSRLGVTGAITTKPALVKYAREEGMLVIQRLFLMDSESMKTGIHLLKNYKPDALEVLPACIPASVVSALKQETGLPILGGGLLYTKEDVLQALKNGVCAVSTSRRELWDIKYEE; encoded by the coding sequence ATGAATATAACAAACAACAATAAAAACATTCTGCGCCTGCTGGCCAACGGCCCCGTCATCCCTGCGCCTCGTTCCATTGACGATTTCAAACATGCTTTGCAGCACCATCCTTCGCCTACGGTTATCCTGCTTTTTGGCGACATCAATATGCTGCCCAACCTGCTGCAGCAAGCCAAGCAATACAACAAACGCGTTTTGGTGCATTTTGATCTTTTAGGCGGTATCGGCAAGGACCGCGCCGCGGTCACCTTTCTGTCCCGTCTGGGCGTCACCGGCGCCATCACCACCAAGCCGGCGCTGGTCAAGTATGCCCGCGAAGAAGGCATGCTGGTCATTCAGCGTTTATTCTTGATGGACTCGGAATCCATGAAAACAGGTATTCACCTGCTGAAGAACTACAAACCGGACGCCCTGGAAGTGCTTCCGGCCTGCATTCCCGCAAGCGTCGTCTCCGCTTTAAAACAAGAAACAGGCCTGCCTATTCTGGGCGGCGGCCTGCTTTATACCAAAGAAGACGTTCTCCAGGCCCTCAAAAACGGCGTCTGCGCTGTCAGCACCAGCCGCCGCGAGCTCTGGGACATCAAGTACGAAGAATAG
- a CDS encoding SDR family NAD(P)-dependent oxidoreductase, which produces MEHKVALISGGTSGIGLATAAWLLAKGARVVISGRSGEKGEKALAQLGNEERCFFAAADVAEDAACRRLAVQAKERWGRLDILVNSAGIYLEQCLAETTPEQLQRLLAVNVMGTYNLCRHALPALRRAKGNIVNVASDAALHGNVGCSAYSASKGAVVAFTRSLALEVAPYEMRVNCVCPGDVRTPLLDKQLEAAPNKEEAMKEMARWYPLQRLAAAAEVASVIGFLASPEASFVTGAIWSVDGGLTA; this is translated from the coding sequence ATGGAGCACAAGGTGGCGTTGATTTCCGGGGGGACGTCGGGAATTGGCCTGGCGACAGCGGCGTGGCTGTTGGCCAAAGGCGCGCGGGTGGTTATTTCCGGGCGCAGCGGGGAAAAGGGCGAGAAGGCTCTGGCGCAGCTAGGCAATGAAGAACGCTGCTTTTTTGCAGCGGCGGACGTGGCGGAGGACGCCGCTTGCCGTCGGCTGGCGGTGCAGGCAAAGGAGCGCTGGGGACGTTTGGATATTTTGGTGAATTCCGCCGGTATTTATTTGGAGCAGTGTCTGGCGGAGACGACGCCGGAGCAGCTGCAGCGCCTGCTGGCGGTAAACGTTATGGGAACGTATAATCTTTGTCGTCATGCCTTGCCTGCGCTACGGCGGGCTAAAGGAAATATTGTTAATGTGGCCTCTGACGCTGCCTTGCACGGCAATGTAGGCTGCAGCGCCTACAGCGCTTCCAAAGGGGCGGTTGTGGCTTTCACGCGCTCCTTGGCGTTGGAGGTTGCGCCGTACGAAATGCGAGTCAATTGCGTCTGCCCGGGGGATGTACGGACCCCTCTTTTGGATAAGCAGCTCGAAGCGGCTCCTAACAAAGAAGAAGCGATGAAAGAGATGGCTCGCTGGTACCCGCTGCAGCGTTTGGCTGCGGCGGCGGAAGTGGCCTCAGTCATCGGCTTTTTAGCCTCTCCCGAGGCTTCCTTCGTCACCGGCGCTATCTGGTCTGTCGACGGCGGGCTGACGGCATAG
- a CDS encoding ABC transporter substrate-binding protein, protein MSGKRWLWLCLMLVSLSLAVAGCGGEKKDAAGKGGPQGKVMIYTSIYPDIIESVKPAVKKAFGALDVQWFQGGTEKVMTKLSGEIQANKIAADLIMVADPSYYLTLKERKLLFPYASPNNKDVTQAKDADGAWTAVRISNMIIAYNTAKVSAADAPKTWKDLLDPKWQGKIAMPNPLLSGTAYVAAGALSDKYGWEYFENLKKNGLKVEEGNSAIQNKLLTGEYLVAIILEENILKLASKGEPLKVVYPEDGVVMIPSPIAIFNASQNKEAAKTMVDWWLSKEGQQAIVKGWMHSVRDDIEPPKGAPALKTFADKAVKVDWVKLATENEKIKEMFRSKVLE, encoded by the coding sequence GTGAGCGGGAAACGATGGCTATGGCTATGTCTGATGCTGGTATCGCTGTCTTTAGCGGTGGCTGGCTGCGGCGGCGAGAAGAAAGATGCGGCCGGTAAAGGCGGTCCGCAAGGGAAAGTGATGATTTACACTTCCATTTATCCGGATATTATTGAAAGCGTCAAGCCGGCGGTGAAAAAAGCCTTTGGCGCGCTGGACGTACAGTGGTTCCAAGGCGGTACGGAAAAAGTTATGACTAAGTTAAGCGGGGAAATTCAAGCGAATAAGATTGCCGCCGACTTGATCATGGTAGCGGATCCTTCATACTATTTGACCTTGAAGGAGAGAAAACTGCTCTTCCCTTATGCGTCTCCGAACAATAAGGACGTAACCCAGGCGAAGGACGCCGATGGCGCCTGGACGGCGGTACGCATTTCCAACATGATTATAGCGTATAATACCGCGAAAGTCTCGGCTGCAGACGCGCCGAAAACGTGGAAAGATCTGCTGGACCCCAAATGGCAGGGCAAGATCGCCATGCCGAATCCGTTGCTGTCCGGGACTGCCTATGTAGCGGCCGGTGCGCTGTCGGACAAATACGGCTGGGAATATTTTGAAAATCTGAAGAAAAATGGTTTAAAAGTGGAGGAAGGAAACTCCGCTATTCAGAATAAGCTGCTCACAGGGGAATACCTTGTGGCGATTATTTTGGAAGAAAACATTTTGAAGCTGGCTTCTAAAGGCGAGCCTCTGAAAGTGGTGTATCCTGAAGACGGCGTAGTGATGATTCCTAGCCCGATCGCTATTTTTAACGCCAGCCAGAATAAAGAGGCGGCTAAGACCATGGTGGATTGGTGGTTGTCTAAAGAAGGACAGCAGGCCATCGTTAAAGGCTGGATGCATTCGGTGCGCGATGACATAGAGCCGCCGAAGGGCGCTCCGGCGCTGAAGACCTTTGCTGATAAGGCGGTCAAGGTGGATTGGGTCAAGCTGGCTACGGAGAATGAAAAAATCAAAGAAATGTTCCGATCGAAGGTATTGGAATAA
- a CDS encoding GNAT family N-acetyltransferase — MNFQLLPLCTEDLEQFKKDMQEAFQKGAASELDDLDVEILPEADIGKSLKAKGAAAYKAVVDGQMVGGAIVVIDESTCHNHLDFLYVKYGIQSRGVGQAIWNAIEEKYPHTKVWETCTPYFEKRNIHFYINRCGFSAVEFFNPYHKDLKFPDDMVGGDYFFRFEKKTENYKQQE; from the coding sequence ATGAACTTTCAGCTTTTACCTCTATGCACAGAGGATTTGGAACAGTTCAAAAAAGACATGCAAGAGGCTTTTCAAAAGGGTGCAGCGTCTGAATTAGATGATTTGGATGTGGAGATACTCCCGGAGGCGGATATTGGCAAATCCCTTAAGGCAAAGGGAGCAGCCGCATATAAGGCGGTCGTTGACGGGCAGATGGTCGGCGGAGCTATCGTTGTGATCGATGAGTCTACCTGCCACAACCATCTTGACTTTCTGTACGTGAAATATGGGATTCAAAGTCGTGGCGTTGGACAAGCTATTTGGAATGCGATTGAAGAAAAGTATCCCCACACAAAAGTGTGGGAAACATGTACGCCTTATTTTGAAAAGCGAAATATTCATTTTTACATCAATCGCTGTGGGTTTTCGGCAGTCGAATTTTTCAACCCTTACCACAAAGACCTTAAGTTTCCTGACGACATGGTCGGCGGAGATTACTTTTTCCGGTTTGAAAAAAAGACGGAGAATTATAAGCAACAAGAGTAG
- a CDS encoding iron ABC transporter permease, with translation MEERIFGVRLDSKWLVIAGAVAVLVLFVVIPMLYLVYNSVVTEGAFTLENYKYVYSKMVNWTALVNTFKLSFMVMLLSLVITFPLAWLVGRTDLPGKGAFRTMLVATYMIPPYVGAIAWTQLLNPSVGYVNVILQHVFDLAQSPFNIYSMGGLVWVLTLFYSPFAFITISRALEKMDPTLEEAARISGASPLRTLWDITLPLMFPSILAGGLLVFIAAGSCFGIPSIVGMPAKIEVLTTRIVTYVYMGDAKGIRDATALAVSLMLVANTLLFAMTAMLGRKDYTTIAGKSTRPNLVELGSWRYVAVGLLCAYGFISVVLPIGSIFLTSLIRSMSRPITLSNLTFEHWLPVVQSSQYLEPIYNSFVTGAAAATLSTVVALFVSYLLVKTKVTGRSLPDLLATLGGATPSVVIALALIITFSGEFALNLYSTLTILIVAYMVKYLTMAVRTIAASLSQVHPSLEEAALNSGASWLRTCKDILLPLVAPSIVAGWFLVFMPSFYELTMSIILYGAETKTIGVLLYELQTYADPQNASVLSVLVLLIVLLGNLIVSKVSKGNIGI, from the coding sequence GTGGAAGAACGTATTTTTGGCGTGCGCTTGGATTCCAAATGGCTTGTGATTGCCGGCGCTGTGGCGGTGCTGGTGCTGTTTGTGGTTATTCCTATGCTGTATTTGGTGTATAACAGCGTGGTGACCGAGGGCGCCTTTACTTTGGAAAACTATAAATATGTCTATAGCAAAATGGTCAATTGGACGGCGTTGGTAAATACTTTCAAGCTGTCTTTTATGGTGATGCTTCTCAGCTTAGTGATTACCTTTCCCTTAGCCTGGCTGGTAGGGCGGACGGATTTGCCGGGCAAGGGCGCTTTTCGCACCATGCTGGTGGCTACCTACATGATTCCCCCTTACGTGGGTGCTATTGCCTGGACGCAGCTTTTAAATCCCAGCGTGGGCTATGTGAATGTAATTTTGCAGCATGTTTTTGATTTGGCGCAGTCGCCGTTCAATATTTACAGCATGGGCGGTCTGGTCTGGGTGTTGACTCTGTTTTATTCGCCTTTTGCCTTTATTACCATTTCCCGGGCGCTTGAAAAAATGGACCCCACCCTGGAAGAGGCAGCGCGTATTTCCGGGGCGTCTCCCTTGCGGACGCTTTGGGATATTACCTTGCCGTTGATGTTCCCCAGTATTTTGGCTGGAGGGCTGTTAGTTTTCATTGCCGCCGGTTCTTGTTTCGGCATTCCTTCTATTGTGGGCATGCCTGCAAAAATTGAGGTGCTGACTACCCGGATTGTGACCTATGTTTACATGGGCGACGCCAAGGGCATTCGCGATGCTACTGCCCTGGCGGTATCGCTGATGCTGGTGGCCAATACGCTGCTTTTTGCGATGACCGCCATGCTGGGGCGCAAGGATTATACGACCATTGCCGGCAAAAGCACGCGGCCGAATCTGGTAGAGCTGGGCAGCTGGCGCTATGTAGCGGTTGGCTTGCTTTGCGCTTACGGTTTCATTTCCGTGGTTCTACCTATCGGTTCCATCTTTTTAACCTCTCTCATTCGCTCGATGTCGCGGCCGATTACCTTGAGCAATCTGACCTTTGAGCATTGGCTGCCGGTCGTGCAGAGCTCGCAGTATTTAGAACCAATTTACAACAGCTTTGTGACGGGCGCGGCGGCGGCTACGCTGTCTACGGTGGTGGCGCTCTTTGTCTCGTATTTGCTGGTGAAAACAAAAGTAACCGGACGTTCGCTGCCGGATCTGTTGGCGACGCTGGGCGGAGCGACGCCGAGCGTGGTTATCGCCCTGGCTTTGATTATCACCTTTTCCGGCGAATTTGCCTTGAATTTATACTCTACGCTGACCATTTTAATTGTGGCCTACATGGTCAAGTACCTGACCATGGCGGTGCGAACCATTGCGGCGTCCTTGAGCCAGGTGCATCCTTCCTTGGAGGAGGCGGCTCTCAATTCCGGCGCTTCCTGGCTGCGCACTTGCAAGGACATCCTGCTGCCGTTGGTAGCGCCGTCCATCGTGGCCGGCTGGTTTTTGGTGTTCATGCCGTCTTTTTACGAGCTGACCATGTCGATTATTCTCTATGGCGCGGAAACTAAAACCATCGGCGTGCTGCTCTATGAACTGCAAACCTATGCAGACCCGCAGAACGCTTCGGTGCTGTCGGTGCTGGTGCTGCTCATTGTGTTGCTGGGCAATCTGATTGTCAGCAAGGTCAGCAAAGGCAATATTGGAATTTGA